A genomic stretch from Flavobacterium sp. KS-LB2 includes:
- the accC gene encoding acetyl-CoA carboxylase biotin carboxylase subunit — translation MFKKILIANRGEIALRVIRTCKEMGIKTVAVYSTADAESLHVKFADEAVCIGPPPSNLSYLKMSNIIAAAEITNADAIHPGYGFLSENSKFSKICQEHGIKFIGASPEMIDRMGDKASAKSTMIEAGVPCVPGSVGILESYEQALQLSRDFGFPVMLKATAGGGGKGMRAVWKEDELLKAWEGARQESAAAFGNDGMYLEKLIEEPRHIEIQVVGDSYGKACHLSERDCSVQRRHQKLTEETPSPFMTDDLRQKMGEAAVKAAEYIKYEGAGTVEFLVDKHRNFYFMEMNTRIQVEHPITEQVIDYDLIREQIMVAAGIPISGKNYLPQLHAIECRINAEDPYNDFRPSPGKITTLHMPGGHGVRLDTHVYSGYTIPPNYDSMIAKLITTAQSREEAISKMRRALDEFVIEGIKTTIPFHRQLMDDPRYIAGEYTTAFMDTFKMNDPE, via the coding sequence ATGTTTAAAAAAATATTGATTGCCAATAGAGGGGAAATTGCGTTGCGCGTAATTAGAACTTGCAAGGAAATGGGTATAAAAACAGTAGCCGTTTATTCTACTGCAGATGCTGAAAGCCTACATGTAAAGTTTGCTGACGAAGCGGTTTGTATAGGACCACCTCCAAGCAACTTGTCCTATTTAAAAATGTCAAATATTATTGCCGCTGCCGAAATAACAAATGCAGATGCAATACATCCAGGATACGGATTCCTTTCTGAAAATTCTAAATTTTCTAAAATTTGTCAAGAACATGGAATCAAATTCATTGGAGCTTCTCCAGAGATGATTGATAGAATGGGAGACAAAGCTTCTGCAAAATCAACTATGATTGAAGCAGGCGTTCCTTGTGTTCCAGGTTCAGTAGGGATTTTAGAATCTTACGAACAAGCCCTACAGTTATCAAGAGATTTTGGTTTTCCAGTGATGCTTAAGGCAACTGCTGGTGGTGGTGGAAAAGGAATGAGAGCGGTTTGGAAAGAGGATGAATTATTGAAAGCTTGGGAAGGAGCGCGTCAGGAATCTGCTGCAGCCTTTGGAAATGACGGAATGTATCTTGAGAAATTAATCGAAGAGCCTCGTCACATCGAAATTCAAGTAGTAGGAGATTCTTACGGAAAAGCATGTCACCTTTCTGAAAGAGATTGCTCTGTTCAAAGACGTCATCAAAAATTAACCGAAGAGACTCCATCTCCATTTATGACAGATGACTTGCGTCAAAAAATGGGTGAAGCCGCTGTAAAAGCTGCTGAATATATTAAATATGAAGGTGCTGGAACAGTAGAATTTTTGGTAGATAAACACCGTAATTTTTACTTTATGGAAATGAATACACGTATTCAAGTAGAGCACCCAATTACGGAGCAGGTTATTGATTATGATTTAATTCGTGAGCAAATTATGGTTGCAGCTGGAATACCTATTTCTGGTAAAAACTACTTGCCACAATTACATGCAATCGAATGCAGAATAAATGCGGAAGATCCTTACAATGATTTCCGTCCGTCTCCAGGAAAAATTACAACATTACACATGCCAGGTGGACACGGAGTTCGTTTAGACACTCACGTATATTCAGGATATACAATTCCACCAAATTACGATTCAATGATTGCAAAATTAATCACTACAGCTCAATCGAGAGAAGAAGCAATTAGTAAAATGAGAAGAGCATTAGACGAATTTGTAATTGAAGGAATAAAAACGACTATTCCGTTTCATAGACAGCTAATGGATGATCCTCGCTATATTGCAGGAGAGTACACCACAGCATTTATGGATACTTTCAAAATGAATGATCCAGAATAA